Genomic window (Paenibacillus sp. PK3_47):
CGCAGAGTGGCAGGGAACAGAATCAGGCTTTAACGGCGGAACCTTATATGAGGTTATTCTGGACTGACAGTTACTAAGGCGGCATGACACGAAGCGCGCTCCGTAAGCCATAGGCTTTTGGCCTAAGCGCGCTTCATTATTACAATTCAAGGAGGAGCTGCTCATGAGTTCCAAAGTGCGCTATTCCATAATTATACCGATGTTCAACGAAGAGGCGGTTATCCAGGAGACCTACCGGCGGATCAAAAAAGTGATGGGGGTTACAGGCGAGGCATACGAGCTGCTCTTCGTCAATGACGGCAGCACCGACAACTGTGCACAGATGATTGAGGAGTACAGCTACTGGGATGAAAGTGTGAAGCTGATCGATCTCAGCCGTAATTTCGGGCACCAGATTGCAATTACCGCCGGCATGGATTATGCACTTGGCGATGCGGTGGTCATTATTGATGCTGATCTGCAGGACCCGCCGGAGCTGATTCTGGATATGATCACAGAGTGGAAAAAAGGCTACGAAGTCGTCTACGCCAAACGTATCAAGCGGCGCGGGGAATCCCTGTTCAAAAAATGGACAGCGAGCGCCTTCTACAGAATCCTGCGTTATTCGACAGATATCTCGATCCCGGTGGACACCGGTGATTTCCGGCTGGTGGACCGCAAGGTATGTGACGAGTTGAAGCGTCTGCCGGAAAAAAACCGTTTTGTCCGCGGACTGGTCAGCTGGGTCGGCTTCCGCCAGAAGGCGATCGAGTATGAGCGGGATGAACGGCTCGCCGGAGAGACCAAATACCCGCTGAAGCGCATGATCAAGCTGTCCCTGGACGGCATTACTTCATTTTCTTACAAGCCGCTGAAGCTGGCGGGATACCTCGGAGGTGTGCTGTCCGCATCCGGCTTTCTGTACCTTATGTATGTGCTCTACCTGGCGCTTTTTACGGACTCGGCGGTTAAAGGATGGGCGTCGATGATCGGCATTACTTTGGTATTTAACGGGTTTGTTCTCATTATGCTGGGCATTCTGGGCGAGTATGTCGGCCGGATTTATGACGAGACCAAAGGGCGTCCGCTGTATGTAGTTCAAGAGTTCTATGGCGGAAAAAAGCAGCAGGCCGTGCGTGAGCGGAAGTTAGCCCATCTGAATAAATAACAACGTGAGGGATGATCTCCCCTATCAGTGGAAGAAAAGCGGTGAAAAAGATCTGATCAGAAAAACATTGCAGAAGCTGCTCCGCAGGACCGTGGTTATGAGCCGCGTATCTGTTAAGGGGCAGCTTTTTTTGCGGGGAAGACGTCTGCGAAGATAGGAATTGCCTCGGCGATATGTTGGGCTGCTGCGGAGGTTAATGAAAGAGCCGATCGTCTGCGAAAAACCGGGTACAATGTGCTGCCACACGAGGGTGAAAGAGCCAAATATACACGAAAAACCGAGTACAATGTGCTGCCTCGAGGGCCAGCAGTTGGTCAATTTGATGCAGCTTTGGTCTACGGCCTGCGACCCGCAAAAAACTCCGGAGAACCGCCCGCCAGGCCGTTCTCCGGAGTATGTAAATTACAGATTAGGCTTTCAGCAGGTCATGATCCACATATCTTGCGCCGTTCAGTTCGCTGATAATATTAATGGCGACTTTCGCACCGTCTCCGGCTGTGATAATGGCGTGTACACTGACACCGGCAACCGTTCCTGCCGCCCAGATGCCTTCAACATTGGTTTTGCCTTCCGGAGTTACGGCTACTACGGTTTTGATTCTCGGCTCGGTGCCGTCCTTGGTTTCCACTCCGGCTTTGGCCGCCAGATCGGTCAGGACGCCTGTAGCGAGAATGACATGCTTGGCTTCATACGACGCGCCGCTTTCGGTTTCAATAACGAATCCTTCACTGCCGGAGGCCAGGTTAACCGCCTGATCGCTCACAAGCTCGGCTCCGAATTTAACAGCCTGCTTATGCCCGGTCTCCACGAGGTCAGGGCCTCCGATTTCAGAGATTCCGTAATAGTTCTCATACCAGCCTCTGCGGGTCATCCCTTTGTCGTTGTCGATCAGCAGTGTTTTTTTGCCTGCCTTGGCGGCGAACAGGGCTGCGCTTGCACCGGCCGGGCCGGCGCCGATTACGGCGATTTCATACATAGTGTTTAACCTCCTGAAAGTGAATTGGGCTCAGCCTTCTGCAATTGCTGCATACACAAAATAGCGGAGAAAGCATAGGCCTGCATATCTATTAATTATACCGCCCATTACAGTGAATTGGCTAATCCTGGAGGCAGGGGAGAACCACCATGAAGGACGTGCCTTCTCCCGGTGTACTCTCCACGCTGATATTCCCGCTATGAGCCTCGACAATGGATTTTGTTATCGAAAGGCCAAGGCCTGAGCCGCCGTATTTGCGGGTACGGGAGGAATCACTGCGGTAAAATCTGTCGAATACATGCGGCAGATGGTCTGCAGAGATTCCGGAACCGTTATCCCTTACCGTCAGCTGTGCCTCCGTTCCACTGGCATGCAAAGACAGGTGGACTGCTCCTTGCCCGGCATCCGTATGCTGTACGGCATTGCTGAACAGATTCAGAATAACCTGTTTGAGCTTGTCAGGATCATACATGCCGCTTATGCCGTAGGAAATGTCAAAGGTTACCTTCCGGTTTCCGGCCAGCATCTGCAGCTGCGGCTGCATCTCGTCAATTACTTCCCCCAGGAGCAGTGGCCTCAGCCTCAGCTGCGGCGCGCCGTCCATCCTGGCCAGCAGCAGCAGATCCTCCACCAGCTTGTTGATCCGTTTCGACTCTCCATGCATGCTGTTAAGCGCGCTGTAGAGCTGCTCTTTATTATCGGCTGCTCCGCGCAGCAGCACCTCCAGAAATCCGTGTATGGAAGTCAGCGGTGTCCGCAGCTCATGGGAAGCATCCGCGGCAAAGCGGCGCATCTGCTCTTTGGCTTCACGCTCATTATGAAAGGAGATCTCCAGCCGCTCCAGCATGCCGTTAAAAGAATGGGAGAGCATATCGATCTCCGTCTGCCCCTGGTTAACAGGAAACCGTACATCAAGCTTGCCGGCATCAATACGCTGGGCCGCTTCCCCCATATTGGAGAGCGGAACCAGCGTCTTGCGCAGCGCAGGCAGATACAGAAACAGGCCGGCCAGCAGCGCAGTGAGGGATAAGGCAGCAAATATAAGCAGCTGCCGCAGGATTACATCTTTCAGCGGCCCCGTCCCCACACTCATCTGCAGGAGCATCCGGGCTTCGCCCGGTCTTGCCAAATTCATGAATACAGCCAGATGCTGGCTGCCGTCCTCGGCATTGATAAGCTTGTAATCTCCGGTCACTTTGTCCGAGCTACGCTTCAGCAGCTCGTTATAGCTCCCGTTGTCCATTCTGGGAGCAGCGGAATCGGAGAGTGTATCCTCCTGCAAATCCTTGAAGGTACCGTCTGCGCTGTAGACGGCAATCGTTGTGTGGGCATCGAGCAGGAGCGGGCGTCTGCCTTCGCTAGTCCGCCAGTTTCCCGGACTGCCGCCCTGTGATCCCTTGCCGAAGCTGCCGGATCCCTGTTCCTCCAGCCCCAGTCCAGGGGTATCCGTACCCGGGGGCCCGGCATTGCCGGAATACAGGGCATAAAAAAACTCCCGCGGCACCGAACGCAGCTGGGTCTCCATGGACTCAGCCCGGTTGCTGTAGATAAAGTTGCGCATCAGCACATACTGCAGTACCCCGATTAACAGAAGCAGTACAGACAGGATAATCAGCGAAGTAGCGAGCAGCTGCTTGCGCAGCGAACGCGGTGCCGGAATTTTTTTGAAAAAGGAGATCATACCAGATCCACCCGGTACCCTGCCCCGCGCAGCGTGCGGATAATCCGGTGATCCTTATCGCCCAGTTTTTCGCGCAGGGAGCGGATGTAGACCTCTACAATATTCTCCTCACCGCCAAAATCATAGCCCCACACCTTGTCGAGGATCATCGGCTTGCTCAGTACCAGGCCATGATTGATCACCATGTATTGCAGCAGCTCGTACTCCGTAGGAGACAGCTCCAGCACCTCGTCCTTGTGGCGGATTTCCTTCCGTCTGCCGTCGATACGGAAAGGCCCGCAGCGCACCTCGCCGAGCAGTCCCGGAAACTGGTTGCGCAGCCGCGCCTGGATCCGGGCCAGCAGCTCTTCAAAGCTGAACGGCTTGACCATATAATCGTCAGCACCGATGGACAGCCCCTTCACCCGGTCATCAACCTCGTCCTTGGCCGTGAGCATAATAACCGCAATTTCAGTCTCCTCCGACCGGAGGTAACGGCAGAGCTCAAACCCGTCCATACCCGGCATCATTACATCCAGAATGGCGACATGGGGCTTGAAATCGGCAGCAACGGCAATAGCGCCGGCACCGTCGGGGGCAGTTCTTACTTCAAATCCTTCATTGATCAGGCCCAGTTCCAGGAACTGGAGTATATGAGGCTCGTCATCCACGAGCAGCAGGCGCACACCTTGGGCAGCTTTCATCTCTAATTTCCTCCATTTTAAATAAAGATAGCAGTATTATGACACACCAAATTGAAGATTTGCTGAAGATTACTGGTAAAGAACAAAAAACAGATTAAAAATCGCAGTTCATGGTTAATCATTAGGGTTAATTTAATTATACGGAATGTTAATGTCATTAATAAGGAATATAGTTAGAAATTAAAGTTTTTGGAACGCAATAAAGGGTTTTGACGGCGGATATAGAACATTCTACAATAAGGATATCTCCGGTTGCCGGGAGCCGTCTCGGCTGCTCCGGAAGCTTATCCCGTTTCTCGTGAATTCCCCGTTTATTACCCTTGTCTAATTTCCTATCAAGCTCATTTCTTTCATTTTTATTCTTTCTGGTTTACTTCTTTCCTGTATTTCTATTTTGGGTCCAAACCGCAATGTACATTATTCATTCAACCTAATTGATTACATGCTTTAACACCCATAAGTCAAGGAGGCTCTTCCATGAAGAAAAAAGAGATGGTAGCCATGCTATTGGCGGGAGGCCAAGGGAAAAGGTTGAAAGGATTGACCAAATCGCTCGCCAAGCCCGCAGTTTATTTTGGAGGGACGTACCGCATTATAGATTTCCCCCTGAGTAATTGCTCCAATTCAGGTATCGATACAGTTGGCGTGCTGACGCAATATGAGCCGCTTGTGCTGCATTCATACATCGGGGTAGGCAGTGACTGGGATTTGAACCGCAAGAACGGCGGAGTGTATGTGCTGCCGCCGCACGAACGGGAGAACGGAAGCAGCTGGTACCGGGGAACGGCCGATGCTATTTACCGCAATCTTAAATTTGTAGATCAATTTGATCCGGAGCATGTGCTGATCCTCTCCGGCGACCACATTTACAAGATGGACTATAACGCAATGCTCAAATACCATAAAGAAAGAAACGCCGACTGCACGATCTCGGTCATCGACGTTCCGCTCGAGGAAGCCAGCAGGTTCGGTATACTTAATACGGAAGAAGACCTGAAGATTTACGAATTTGACGAGAAACCTGCCAAACCGAAGAGTACACTGGCTTCCATGGGCGTCTATATTTTCAAGTGGGAAGTTCTGCGCAAGCATCTCCTGGAGGACGGGGAGAACGGAAAATCCACCCATGACTTCGGCAAGGACATTATTCCGATGATGCTGGAAGACGGCAACTCCCTTTATGCTTATCCGTTTGAAGGCTATTGGAGGGATGTGGGTACGGTAACCAGCCTCTGGGAGGCCAACATGGACCTGCTGAGCGATACCCCACCGCTGAACCTGAATGATCCGGACTGGCGCATCTTTACCCGCAACCCGAACCAGCCTGCGCAGTATGTGGCCCCTGAAGCGAAGGTCTCAAGCTGCATTATTAACGAAGGCTGCATCGTGAAGGGCGAAGTGAAGCATTCGGTGCTCTTTTACGGAGTAGAGGTTGGTGAAGGCAGTGTGATTACCGACTCTGTTATTATGCCCAAGGTGAAGATTGGCAAGAATGTAAGAATTCACAAAGCCATTATCAGTGAAAATACAGTCATCGAGGATTATATGGAGATCGGGGTCGAACGCGAGAATGAGGATGAAATTCTGCTCATCGACAACCGCAGCAAGAAACGTAAATCAGTTGCAGCCAAAACCATATAACCTAAAGGACGGTGACCGTGATGAAAGAGCTTCTGGGCGTAATTAACCTTGACCATGAACTGGACAAATTAAATGAATTGACATATTTCCGCTGCGGTGCAGCCGTGCCTTTTGCCAGCCGTTACCGGCTGATCGATTTCGTACTGTCGAATATGATGCGGGCGGAGCTGGAGAGCGTAGGGCTGTTCGTCCGCCGCAAATACCGTTCACTGATGGACCATCTCGGAGACGGCAAGTCCTGGGATATGAACCGCAAGCACGGGGGCCTGTTCATTTTGCCGCCTGACTGGAACGATCCGACGGATACGTCGCTTGGCGATCTGCAGCATTTTCACAACAATCTGGATTTCTTCAAGCGGGCCTCGGCCAAATACATCGTGTTCTCGGGCAGCCAGCATATCAACAGCGTTGATTTTCAGGAGGTCTTCAAGTACCATCTGAGCAAGGGAGCCGACGTAACGCTTGTCTACAAGAAGACGGATGAGCTTCAGCCGGAGCATGACCCTTGCCTGCGGGTTGAGGTGGACGAAGACAACAATGTGACGAATATCCATCATGAGAAGGATCATCCGAATGTGTACCTGGACATTTTCATTATGGAGAAAAAGCTCTTTCTGGAGCAGGTGGAGTTCTGCATTGCGCATGGCGAAAGCTATTTTTTCCGTGATGCGATCCAGAAGAACCGCCACAAGTTCAAAATTGCCGCTTATGAATATACTGGCTATCATGCTGTCATCAACTCGCTGGAGAGCTACTACAAGAACAGCCTTGCGCTGCTGAAGCAGGAGAATTATTTTGGCCTGTTCAAGGAGAACCCGGTTCAGACCAAGATCAAATATGAAGCTCCTACGCGTTATCTCGACAGTGCCGAGGTCAGCAACTCTCTGGTCGCCAACGGCTGCATCATTGCCGGAACGGTGGAGAACAGCGTGATTTTCCGGGGGGTACAGATTCGTAAAGGCGCGAAGATTGTGAACTCCGTCATCATGCAGAAGTGTATAATAGAAGAGAACGCTGTAATTGAAAATGTCATCATGGATAAAGATGTGCATCTAAGCAAAGACCGGATTCTCGTCGGGGACAGCAAACGTCCGTTTGTCATTGCCAAGAGCAGCAAAATATAAACCACTGGATCAGGTGGACTGCGCATTTTCCGGCAGCCTGTCTGGTCCAGCGCTGTTACTGAGACCCCGGCTTATCAAAAAATGCATTTGTCAGGAGGAACCCGCTGTTGTTCAACGATAAAGAAACCTTTAAACAAGTGTTCCGCGAAACACTCATCGGGAAATTGGGCAAACCGCTGGAAGAAGCTTCGAATGCTGATGTCTACAACATTTTAGGCAACATGATCCGCGAGAATGCGGGCAGGAATTGGGCTGATACCAATCAGAAGTATAAATCCGACAAGAACAAGCAGGTCTATTACTTCTCCATGGAGTTTCTGATCGGCCGGCTGCTTGGCAATAATCTGCTCAATATGGGCGTACTGGAGGTTGTGCGCCAGGGCCTGGAGGAGCTCGGATTCTGTCTGCTCGATATTGAAGAGGAGGAGGCGGATGCGGGACTCGGCAACGGCGGTCTCGGACGGCTGGCAGCCTGTTTCCTGGACTCTCTGGCTTCTCTGCAATATGCGGGCCATGGCTGCGGCATCCGTTACAAATACGGCTTGTTTGAGCAAAAGATCGTGGACGGGTATCAGGTTGAACTGCCGGATTACTGGCTGCAGAACGATAATGTATGGGAAGTACGGCGCGAAGACAAACAGGTAGAGGTACGGTTCTGGGGGCATGTGGAGACCCGCCAGGAGAACGGCGAGCTGGTCTTTGAACATAAGGACTATGAAGCGGTACGTGCGGTTCCGTACGATATTCCGGTTATTGGTGCGGACCGCAGGCATGTGAACACGCTGCGCAACTGGAGTGCCGAATCGATCACCCGGCCTTCGCGGATTTCCGGCTCTCTGGCCGGAACCGATTATCACAAGTTTCTGGATTACAAACGTTCGGTAGAATCCATCTCGGAATTCCTGTATCCGGATGATTCCCAGTATGAAGGCAAGCTGCTCCGGCTTAAACAGCAGTATTTCCTGTGCAGCGCCGGGCTGCAGAGCATTCTGCGCACCTACAGCAAGCTGGGGCTGCCGATTGAACAGCTGCCTGATAAGGTCGCGCTGCATATTAATGATACCCACCCGACACTGGTAATTCCTGAGCTGATGCGGCTGCTGATGGATGTTCACGGCCTCGGCTGGGATACGGCCTGGAGCATGACCACACGGATGGTGTCCTATACCAATCATACGATCCTTAGTGAAGCCCTGGAAAAATGGCCGCTCGGCATGGTCAGAGAGCTGCTGCCGCGCATTTTCCTGATCATCGAAGAGATCAATGCCCGCTTCTGCGGTGAACTGATGGGCAAATATCCGGGCGACCAGAACCGGATTAACCAGATGGCGATCATCCATGATGATCAGGTGCGTATGGCCCATCTGGCGATTGTGGCCAGCCATAGTGTCAACGGTGTAGCAGCACTGCACACGGAAATTCTGCAAAAGCGTGAAATGCGGCTGTTCAATGAGATGTATCCGCACCGGTTTAACAATAAGACTAACGGCATTACCCACCGCCGGTGGCTGCAGCATGCCAATCCGGAGCTTGCCGGGCTGATTAACGAATCGATCGGCACCCGCTGGGCTCATCATCCGCAGGAGATGATCGGTCTGATCAAATACTGTGAGGATTCTGCCTTCCAGGAGCAGGTGGCTGCGATCAAACGCCGCAACAAGCTGCGTCTCGCGGAATACATCAGTAAAAAGCATGGGGTTCAGGTCGATCCGGATTCCATCTTCGATGTGCAGGTCAAGCGGCTGCATGCCTACAAGCGCCAGCTGCTGAATATTCTGCATATCATGCATTTGTATAACCAGCTTAAGGATAATCCGTCTATGGATATGGTGCCGCGCACCTTTATATTTGGTGCCAAGGCGGCTCCAAGCTATCATCTGGCCAAACGGATCATCAAGCTGATCAACACGGTGGCTGACGTAGTCAACAAAGACCCGGATATCAAGGGCAAGATCCGCATCTTCTTCCTGGAGAATTACTCGGTATCCCTGGCCGAGAAGATCATTCCGGCAGCCGATGTGAGCGAACAGATCTCTACAGCAAGCAAGGAAGCCTCCGGTACGGGGAATATGAAATTTATGATGAACGGTGCGCTGACAATCGGCACCATGGACGGGGCCAATGTAGAGATGCATGAGATGGTCGGCGACAACAACATGTTCCTGTTCGGGCTGCGGGCAGAACAGGTCATGGATTATTACCAGTATGGCGGCTATCACGCCCGTGATATCTACAACGGCGACGGACGGGTGAAGGAGGTGCTGGATCAGCTGGTTACTCCGGGACCGCTCTGCTGCAACTCCCAGGAGTTCCATTCCCTTTACCAGTCACTGCTGGAGCATAATGATGAATTCTTCGTACTGAAGGATTTCGCGAGCTATGTCGAGACCCATGTGAAGATTGATCTCGCCTACCGCAATCCCAAGGAATGGCTGAAAAAGTCGATCATCAATATCGGCCACTCCGGCAAATTTTCAAGTGATAATACCATTGCCCGGTATGCTTCCGAGATCTGGAACATCCAGCCGGTGCACGTATAAGTCTATATTTAAGCCCGGGAGAGCTGTAAGGCTGCTCCGCCGCACGCCAAAAAAGCCGCCGGATCCGCAGAGTAACCTGCGGGTCCGGCGGCTTTTTGCTTACTGCCCGGCCAAGGGCTTAGATCACTTCGGCAACCATTGCGGCGAACCGTTCCAGGAACCGGCGCTCTTCATCATCGAAACGGTGCTTGAGCGGACTGTCGATATCCAGCACACCCAGCAGCCGGTCATCCTTGATCAGAGGAACGACGATTTCACTGTTGGAGGCGGCATCGCAGGCAATGTGTCCGGGGAAGGCATGGACATCATCCACAACGAGTGTACGGCGCTCAGCGGCAGACGTTCCGCATACACCGCGGCCCAGCGGAATGCGGATGCATGCCGGCAGCCCCTGGAAAGGACCAAGGACAAGTTCCTTGCCGTCAAATAAGTAGAATCCGGCCCAGTTTGTATCCGGAAGTGAGAATTTAAGCAGTGCCGAAGCATTAGCCAGATTGGCAATAGCGTTCGGTTCACCTTCCATAAGTGCCGCGAGCTGGGTTAGAACAGCCTCAAACCGCTCACTGCGTGTTCCATCGTACGGCATAGCCTGAAACATGTAACATCACCTTCCTGTACCCTAAATCGGTATGAAAATACTTCTGTAACTAACAACATAGTACAGCAAACCTCGCTGCGTCAAGCTTTACCGTTATTTTGCAGGAGCACCAATTCATATATGAACTGGAATGCCCCCATGTTTCCGGGAAGCCTCTGGAGGGTAATGCTTTTATAGCTTTTATATAACGAAGGCTATTGGCCGGAAGGAGTGGAGTATGCGCGCTGACGTACAGAACTTGTTCATAGGAATCCATATGCTTTATTTTGCACATGAGAGAGACCTGACGTTATCGGAAATGCAGCCGGAGCTTGAGAATTTGGGATACCGGGTAGCGGAACGTGAAGTGAAGCAGGAACTCGAACGGCTTGCACAGGAGAACTTCCTGTCAGCCCATGGAGATGCGTTCAGCATTACCGGCACGGGAATTGAAGAGTTCAAGGCGATTCAAGAGAAGCTCCAGGTGCTGTGCACCGAGGTGCTGAAGCCAGCCGCAGCAGCTAAGGCCTAGGGATGATGCCCGGCTTGTGCTGACGTCACTTTATGACAGCAGCTTTTGAAATAGAACAATAACCAGTGTCTGCATCCGGGAAGATCTAATCCGGTGCAGGCGTTTTTTTTATAGAGCAGAAAATGAATTGTCAGTTTTTAGTTAAGGAATAGATTACATATGATGTATACTTGTAAAGATGAAAGGGGACGAGCACGCTTGTATGTGAGCAATGGAGTGGCACCTGTATTGGGCGGACATAGAGTAGAGCTGCGCGGGATGCAGCCGCGGGATGCGGATGCGCTGTTCCCCGTTTGGACTCATCCGCGGGTTGCGCCGTGGCTGAATGCTCCGCCGCTGTCTTCTGCCGGAGATGCGCAGCAGCTCATTGGACTGCTGCTGCAAATGGCTCAGGAAGAGGAAAGCCTGCGCTGGAGCATCACCCTGCCGGGAGCCGGAGTTATCGGAAGCTGCGGCTATAACTATTGGCAGCTGGCCGGCGCCTACCGGGGGGAAATCGGCTGCGAGCTGGCGCCGGCTTACTGGGGGCAGGGATATATGACGGAAGCGCTTGAGCTTGCGCTTGGATTTGGTTTTGGGGTCATGGGGCTTAACCGGATCGAGGCATTATGCCATCCGGACAATATCCGGGCCGGGAAGCTGTTTCAGGGCCTGGGCTTCCGGCAGGAGGGGCTGCTGCGCCAGTACCGACATACCGCAGAGGGATTTCAGGATGTTGTTCTATATGCCCTGCTGCGCGGTGAGAGAGCCCAGGATAATACATAGAGAGAGGACTGGAATCATTGAAGTCACCAGGAGTAACAGAACGAAGGCTGATACTGACAGGGGTGCTGCTGGCGACCTTTCTGGCGGCTATTGAAGGGACAGTAACCGGACCTGCCGGCCCGGCAATTGTCGGAGATTTTCAGGGCATTCAATGGCTGAGCTGGATTTTTACCGCCTATCTGCTGGCTATGGCGGTGGCAACACCGATCTTCGGCAAGCTGAGTGACCTGATCGGACGCAAGCCTGTATTTATCGGCGGAGCCGTTGTCTTTCTGCTTGGTTCGCTGCTCTGCGGCGTTTCCGGGAGTATGGAACAGCTGATTATATTCCGCGGAATCCAGGGAATCGGGGCCGGGGCGCTTATTCCGATGACCTTTACCATTATCGGCGATATTTACAGCATTAAAGAACGTGCCAAGACACAGGGGCTTCTAAGCTCTGTATGGGGGATTTCCTCGCTGGTTGGCCCGCTTCTGGGCGGCTATGTTGTAGATTATTTAAGCTGGCGCTGGGTGTTTGTCTTTAATTTGCCCTTTGGCCTGCTGTCGATTTTCTTTATCATGCGTTATCTGAAAGAAGAGAAAGTAAGGCGCAAGGCCAAAATCGATGTTGCCGGAGTGCTGCTGTTCGCGGCGGGTATGGGGGCGCTGCTCTACGGGCTGACAACAGGCGGACAGAATCTGCCCTGGACTTCACCGCTGCTGCTCGGCATCCTCGGCGTATCCGTCATCCTGCTGACCGCATTTCTGTTTGTCGAGCGGCGTGCACCTGAACCCATGCTGCCGCTTACGCTGTTCTCGAACCGTAATATTGCCGTATCCACCGCAGCCAATCTGCTGGTCAGCACCTTGATCATCGGCCTGTCTACGTATGTGCCGCTGTGGGTTCAAGGTGTTTTTGGCAAAAGCGCGGCACTCTCAG
Coding sequences:
- a CDS encoding HAMP domain-containing sensor histidine kinase — encoded protein: MISFFKKIPAPRSLRKQLLATSLIILSVLLLLIGVLQYVLMRNFIYSNRAESMETQLRSVPREFFYALYSGNAGPPGTDTPGLGLEEQGSGSFGKGSQGGSPGNWRTSEGRRPLLLDAHTTIAVYSADGTFKDLQEDTLSDSAAPRMDNGSYNELLKRSSDKVTGDYKLINAEDGSQHLAVFMNLARPGEARMLLQMSVGTGPLKDVILRQLLIFAALSLTALLAGLFLYLPALRKTLVPLSNMGEAAQRIDAGKLDVRFPVNQGQTEIDMLSHSFNGMLERLEISFHNEREAKEQMRRFAADASHELRTPLTSIHGFLEVLLRGAADNKEQLYSALNSMHGESKRINKLVEDLLLLARMDGAPQLRLRPLLLGEVIDEMQPQLQMLAGNRKVTFDISYGISGMYDPDKLKQVILNLFSNAVQHTDAGQGAVHLSLHASGTEAQLTVRDNGSGISADHLPHVFDRFYRSDSSRTRKYGGSGLGLSITKSIVEAHSGNISVESTPGEGTSFMVVLPCLQD
- a CDS encoding glycogen/starch/alpha-glucan phosphorylase, yielding MFNDKETFKQVFRETLIGKLGKPLEEASNADVYNILGNMIRENAGRNWADTNQKYKSDKNKQVYYFSMEFLIGRLLGNNLLNMGVLEVVRQGLEELGFCLLDIEEEEADAGLGNGGLGRLAACFLDSLASLQYAGHGCGIRYKYGLFEQKIVDGYQVELPDYWLQNDNVWEVRREDKQVEVRFWGHVETRQENGELVFEHKDYEAVRAVPYDIPVIGADRRHVNTLRNWSAESITRPSRISGSLAGTDYHKFLDYKRSVESISEFLYPDDSQYEGKLLRLKQQYFLCSAGLQSILRTYSKLGLPIEQLPDKVALHINDTHPTLVIPELMRLLMDVHGLGWDTAWSMTTRMVSYTNHTILSEALEKWPLGMVRELLPRIFLIIEEINARFCGELMGKYPGDQNRINQMAIIHDDQVRMAHLAIVASHSVNGVAALHTEILQKREMRLFNEMYPHRFNNKTNGITHRRWLQHANPELAGLINESIGTRWAHHPQEMIGLIKYCEDSAFQEQVAAIKRRNKLRLAEYISKKHGVQVDPDSIFDVQVKRLHAYKRQLLNILHIMHLYNQLKDNPSMDMVPRTFIFGAKAAPSYHLAKRIIKLINTVADVVNKDPDIKGKIRIFFLENYSVSLAEKIIPAADVSEQISTASKEASGTGNMKFMMNGALTIGTMDGANVEMHEMVGDNNMFLFGLRAEQVMDYYQYGGYHARDIYNGDGRVKEVLDQLVTPGPLCCNSQEFHSLYQSLLEHNDEFFVLKDFASYVETHVKIDLAYRNPKEWLKKSIINIGHSGKFSSDNTIARYASEIWNIQPVHV
- the glgD gene encoding glucose-1-phosphate adenylyltransferase subunit GlgD, with the translated sequence MKELLGVINLDHELDKLNELTYFRCGAAVPFASRYRLIDFVLSNMMRAELESVGLFVRRKYRSLMDHLGDGKSWDMNRKHGGLFILPPDWNDPTDTSLGDLQHFHNNLDFFKRASAKYIVFSGSQHINSVDFQEVFKYHLSKGADVTLVYKKTDELQPEHDPCLRVEVDEDNNVTNIHHEKDHPNVYLDIFIMEKKLFLEQVEFCIAHGESYFFRDAIQKNRHKFKIAAYEYTGYHAVINSLESYYKNSLALLKQENYFGLFKENPVQTKIKYEAPTRYLDSAEVSNSLVANGCIIAGTVENSVIFRGVQIRKGAKIVNSVIMQKCIIEENAVIENVIMDKDVHLSKDRILVGDSKRPFVIAKSSKI
- a CDS encoding FAD-dependent oxidoreductase gives rise to the protein MYEIAVIGAGPAGASAALFAAKAGKKTLLIDNDKGMTRRGWYENYYGISEIGGPDLVETGHKQAVKFGAELVSDQAVNLASGSEGFVIETESGASYEAKHVILATGVLTDLAAKAGVETKDGTEPRIKTVVAVTPEGKTNVEGIWAAGTVAGVSVHAIITAGDGAKVAINIISELNGARYVDHDLLKA
- a CDS encoding glucose-1-phosphate adenylyltransferase; the protein is MKKKEMVAMLLAGGQGKRLKGLTKSLAKPAVYFGGTYRIIDFPLSNCSNSGIDTVGVLTQYEPLVLHSYIGVGSDWDLNRKNGGVYVLPPHERENGSSWYRGTADAIYRNLKFVDQFDPEHVLILSGDHIYKMDYNAMLKYHKERNADCTISVIDVPLEEASRFGILNTEEDLKIYEFDEKPAKPKSTLASMGVYIFKWEVLRKHLLEDGENGKSTHDFGKDIIPMMLEDGNSLYAYPFEGYWRDVGTVTSLWEANMDLLSDTPPLNLNDPDWRIFTRNPNQPAQYVAPEAKVSSCIINEGCIVKGEVKHSVLFYGVEVGEGSVITDSVIMPKVKIGKNVRIHKAIISENTVIEDYMEIGVERENEDEILLIDNRSKKRKSVAAKTI
- a CDS encoding response regulator transcription factor, whose translation is MKAAQGVRLLLVDDEPHILQFLELGLINEGFEVRTAPDGAGAIAVAADFKPHVAILDVMMPGMDGFELCRYLRSEETEIAVIMLTAKDEVDDRVKGLSIGADDYMVKPFSFEELLARIQARLRNQFPGLLGEVRCGPFRIDGRRKEIRHKDEVLELSPTEYELLQYMVINHGLVLSKPMILDKVWGYDFGGEENIVEVYIRSLREKLGDKDHRIIRTLRGAGYRVDLV
- a CDS encoding glycosyltransferase family 2 protein, with translation MSSKVRYSIIIPMFNEEAVIQETYRRIKKVMGVTGEAYELLFVNDGSTDNCAQMIEEYSYWDESVKLIDLSRNFGHQIAITAGMDYALGDAVVIIDADLQDPPELILDMITEWKKGYEVVYAKRIKRRGESLFKKWTASAFYRILRYSTDISIPVDTGDFRLVDRKVCDELKRLPEKNRFVRGLVSWVGFRQKAIEYERDERLAGETKYPLKRMIKLSLDGITSFSYKPLKLAGYLGGVLSASGFLYLMYVLYLALFTDSAVKGWASMIGITLVFNGFVLIMLGILGEYVGRIYDETKGRPLYVVQEFYGGKKQQAVRERKLAHLNK